The Thermoleophilum album genome contains a region encoding:
- a CDS encoding YceH family protein, whose product MHQATPEEIRVLGCLIEKQRTTPDQYPLTLNALRNACNQTTNRDPVVQYDEATVRQALERLIHRGWVRNASWAGSRAMKYRHRLDEALALSSEDLAVLAVLMLRGAQTAAEVRQRCERMHKFASVEEVEACLDALAQRGLVAQLPRRPGERGRRYVQLLGGAAAAASTAGAEPDPRTESPAPDPAAASQLAERVAELERRVAALERALGRSADQLT is encoded by the coding sequence GTGCACCAAGCAACCCCCGAGGAAATCCGTGTACTCGGCTGCTTGATCGAGAAGCAGCGGACGACGCCCGATCAGTACCCGCTCACCTTGAACGCCCTGCGCAACGCCTGCAACCAAACGACCAACCGCGACCCCGTCGTCCAGTACGACGAGGCGACCGTGCGCCAGGCGCTCGAGCGGTTGATTCACCGGGGGTGGGTGCGCAATGCGAGCTGGGCTGGCAGTCGCGCGATGAAGTACCGCCACCGGCTCGACGAAGCGCTAGCGCTTAGTTCTGAAGACCTCGCGGTGCTTGCTGTTCTGATGTTGCGCGGCGCACAGACCGCAGCCGAGGTTCGCCAACGCTGTGAGCGGATGCACAAGTTCGCCTCCGTAGAGGAGGTCGAGGCTTGCCTCGACGCGCTTGCGCAGCGCGGCCTGGTCGCCCAACTGCCAAGGCGACCGGGTGAGCGCGGACGCCGCTACGTCCAGCTACTCGGCGGTGCGGCTGCGGCCGCAAGCACTGCGGGGGCGGAGCCCGACCCTCGAACCGAGTCGCCTGCTCCTGACCCGGCAGCGGCCTCGCAGCTGGCCGAGCGAGTCGCCGAACTCGAGCGGCGTGTGGCAGCGCTGGAGCGGGCGCTCGGCCGCTCCGCCGATCAGCTCACGTAG
- a CDS encoding response regulator transcription factor yields MGDPRSDGELRREVLVVDDEPHLRRALAVILGNAGFAVRAVGDAEGALAECAARPPDLVLLDLMLPDRRGPALCSELRRICDRPIVVLSGLDAEREKVEALQRGADDYVTKPFSSAELVARLNAVLRRALPEPERVVSVGPVEIDLGRHRLLKHGRLVHLTRTEWRLIEELARVPGALVLHEDLLRAIWGARSREQGHLLRVHIARLRAKLEEDPQRPRVVVNEPGLGYRLGID; encoded by the coding sequence ATGGGCGACCCACGGTCTGACGGCGAGCTTCGACGGGAGGTCCTGGTGGTCGACGACGAGCCGCACCTGCGCCGGGCGCTCGCCGTAATCCTCGGCAACGCCGGCTTTGCGGTGCGTGCGGTTGGCGACGCCGAGGGAGCGCTGGCGGAGTGCGCGGCCCGCCCGCCCGACCTGGTGCTCCTCGATCTGATGCTGCCCGATCGGCGAGGGCCTGCGCTGTGCTCGGAGCTCAGACGGATCTGTGACCGACCGATCGTCGTCTTGTCCGGGCTCGATGCGGAGCGTGAGAAGGTGGAGGCGCTCCAGCGCGGCGCCGACGACTACGTGACCAAGCCTTTCTCTAGTGCCGAACTGGTCGCTCGTCTGAACGCTGTGCTGCGACGTGCTTTGCCCGAGCCCGAGCGGGTCGTCAGCGTGGGGCCGGTCGAGATTGACCTCGGCCGTCACCGGCTACTCAAACACGGGCGCCTCGTGCACCTAACGCGCACCGAGTGGCGGCTGATCGAGGAGCTCGCGCGCGTACCCGGAGCGCTAGTTCTGCACGAGGATCTGCTGCGTGCGATCTGGGGTGCGCGCAGTCGCGAGCAAGGTCACCTGCTGCGTGTCCACATCGCGCGGCTGCGCGCGAAATTAGAAGAGGATCCCCAGCGCCCACGCGTCGTGGTCAACGAGCCGGGTCTCGGCTATCGCTTGGGGATCGACTGA
- a CDS encoding sensor histidine kinase: MLLFGSALSLSPIHHPAATGLMSLSLIGVPLLAGCLLRGRLHRRGRAARPIGDRAPDSLGGERAARLVACLAGSKVGAEDLRSRLAAIERALNDEFGTGESPSDGFRLSLSNSPPSAPDGLVRSLPCERGRAWLVLPRTVSSDQMEPLLALLGPLVDLCREQDQTRRVLADADRQKREGVLRTALLQAASHELRSPLAAIRACAEALSYTHQQASGEVRELVAALDAESRRLQRIVEDLLDLARNDAGRLPVRVRACSIEDLLSSVIGELGPEQANRVTLEVTPPIPLCLCDPGHIRHAVRNLLDNALRVSPPEERVDVRVTSGPAGVVVAFSDRGPGVPKQLRRAIFEPFVQGPRRGGSGLGLAVAKSLVEANGGRLWLASSCARERPVGPQQTRSSVARRRSATRGATFRLLLPIAAREPQVVPDSQRHVSKQLTTGTSGRTDHYVPAGDGRPTV; this comes from the coding sequence GTGCTGCTGTTCGGGTCGGCGCTTTCCCTCTCGCCGATCCACCATCCGGCAGCGACCGGCCTAATGAGCCTCTCTCTAATCGGCGTTCCGCTACTCGCAGGTTGCCTGTTGCGCGGCCGGTTGCACCGCCGAGGGAGGGCGGCCCGCCCCATCGGCGATCGAGCACCGGATTCGCTTGGGGGTGAGCGGGCGGCCCGCTTGGTCGCCTGCCTCGCCGGCTCAAAGGTCGGCGCCGAAGATTTGCGCTCTCGCTTGGCCGCGATCGAGCGGGCGCTCAATGACGAGTTCGGTACCGGCGAGTCGCCGAGCGACGGGTTTCGACTCTCGCTTTCGAACTCGCCGCCGAGCGCTCCGGACGGCCTCGTCAGAAGCCTCCCTTGCGAGCGCGGAAGAGCGTGGCTGGTCTTGCCCCGAACGGTTTCTAGCGACCAGATGGAGCCCTTGCTTGCGCTGCTCGGTCCGCTCGTCGATCTCTGCCGCGAGCAAGACCAGACCCGGCGCGTACTCGCCGACGCCGATCGGCAAAAGCGCGAAGGGGTGCTGAGAACCGCGCTGCTGCAGGCCGCCAGTCACGAGCTCCGCAGCCCGCTGGCGGCGATTCGGGCGTGCGCAGAGGCACTCAGTTACACCCACCAGCAGGCATCCGGTGAAGTGCGAGAACTGGTCGCCGCGCTCGACGCTGAGAGTCGCCGACTGCAGCGCATCGTCGAAGATTTGCTGGACCTCGCGCGCAACGATGCCGGGCGCCTACCGGTACGCGTACGAGCGTGCTCGATCGAGGACCTGCTGTCGAGCGTGATCGGTGAGCTCGGTCCTGAGCAAGCGAACCGTGTAACGCTCGAGGTCACGCCGCCGATTCCGCTCTGCCTGTGCGATCCGGGGCATATCCGGCACGCCGTGCGCAACCTGCTGGACAACGCGCTGCGGGTATCACCGCCGGAGGAGCGTGTCGACGTGCGGGTGACCAGCGGACCAGCGGGCGTGGTTGTCGCTTTCAGCGATCGCGGGCCGGGCGTTCCCAAACAGCTGCGAAGAGCGATCTTTGAGCCCTTCGTGCAAGGTCCACGCCGTGGCGGATCGGGCCTCGGGCTGGCCGTCGCCAAGTCGCTCGTGGAAGCGAACGGCGGTCGCCTGTGGCTTGCCTCCTCGTGCGCCCGAGAGCGCCCAGTGGGGCCGCAACAAACGCGCTCTTCGGTCGCGCGTCGGCGCAGCGCTACCCGCGGCGCGACCTTCAGGCTGCTGTTGCCGATCGCCGCGCGCGAACCGCAAGTCGTGCCCGACAGTCAGCGTCATGTAAGCAAGCAGTTGACGACCGGTACTAGCGGACGCACCGACCACTACGTTCCCGCCGGTGATGGGCGACCCACGGTCTGA
- the atpC gene encoding ATP synthase F1 subunit epsilon encodes MAHRKFPARVLTPEGEKFAGDVEMVSTRTASGVVGILARHQPLLAILEPTELRLYRSENEIERFAQAEGYLQVADGEALILVEEAHRPDELDRATLEGRLREARARLERAEPGSEEHARARRAVERLEVFLEVAKEA; translated from the coding sequence ATGGCGCACAGGAAGTTCCCGGCGCGTGTTCTCACTCCCGAGGGTGAGAAATTCGCGGGTGACGTCGAGATGGTCTCGACACGAACCGCCAGCGGTGTCGTCGGCATCCTCGCCCGCCACCAGCCATTGCTCGCGATCCTCGAGCCAACGGAGCTGCGCCTGTATCGCAGCGAGAACGAGATCGAGCGGTTCGCGCAAGCCGAGGGCTACTTGCAGGTCGCCGATGGCGAGGCGTTGATCCTGGTCGAGGAAGCGCACCGCCCGGACGAGCTCGACCGGGCCACGCTCGAGGGGCGACTACGCGAGGCGCGAGCGCGGCTCGAGCGGGCTGAGCCTGGTAGTGAAGAGCACGCGCGGGCGCGCCGTGCCGTCGAGCGCCTCGAGGTGTTCCTCGAGGTCGCCAAGGAGGCCTGA
- a CDS encoding universal stress protein, translated as MARPVQRGLRRTVGVGGLFATAYGNVGSSIYYALGLVAAHALGLTPVVFMLAGGLFALTARSYAECAAIYPEAGGASAFARYAFGSVASFVAGWALCLDYVLTVAISAFSVAHYLGPFVPALSHGPYDVLGGLAVIAGLAALNVRGLRESAGLNIALAVLDLATQLLLVIVGLALVFDPARLVGQVQLGVAPTWGELVFALSIAMLAFTGIETVSNMAEEARNPERDVGRAVNLVLLAVLGIYAGMSTLGVLALPVEPSASGGYETLLGTRYRDDPLLGVVQALPLPDFIQNGGSYYVGALAAVILVIATNAGLIGISRLTWSLAEHRQLPSVFSRVHRRYGTPWVAIVSFSVAAALLVLPGRVDLLGNLYAFGALISFTVAHVSLIALRIQRPELERPVKAPWNVCVGGRELSLGAVIGGLGTFAAWLSVVVLHPEARLIGIPWLLVGTLGYVVYRRRIGVPASAVVRVERPAPPPEFKEVAYQTILVPILGEDLSADALVKAARLARDEARVVAIYVLRVPSQYPLDAHLPELEAKAEELLDAARVRGRQLGLRVETALVKTRDPGRAIIEEARRRRSQVIYLDTTHAPPGEGPLGPTGQRLLRERPCRVLIEWDPRKRREVKSRAPGGAVGRVA; from the coding sequence ATGGCTAGACCGGTTCAGCGCGGGCTGCGACGCACAGTCGGTGTCGGCGGTCTCTTCGCCACCGCCTACGGCAACGTCGGTTCTTCGATCTACTACGCGCTCGGCCTCGTAGCCGCCCACGCGTTGGGGCTCACCCCGGTCGTCTTCATGCTGGCCGGGGGCCTGTTTGCGCTCACTGCGAGGAGCTACGCGGAGTGCGCGGCGATCTACCCAGAGGCCGGTGGGGCGTCGGCCTTCGCGCGTTATGCGTTCGGCAGCGTCGCCTCCTTCGTCGCCGGCTGGGCGCTGTGCCTCGACTACGTCTTGACGGTCGCGATCAGCGCCTTCTCGGTAGCCCACTACCTTGGGCCCTTCGTGCCAGCGCTGAGCCACGGGCCCTACGACGTCCTGGGAGGACTCGCGGTGATCGCGGGGCTCGCGGCGCTCAACGTGCGCGGGCTTCGCGAGTCGGCGGGTCTCAACATCGCCCTGGCGGTGCTCGACCTCGCGACCCAGTTGCTGCTCGTGATCGTGGGGCTCGCGCTGGTGTTCGATCCGGCGCGTCTGGTCGGTCAGGTGCAGCTTGGTGTCGCCCCGACGTGGGGAGAGCTGGTGTTCGCGCTTTCGATCGCGATGCTCGCCTTCACCGGCATCGAAACCGTCTCGAACATGGCCGAAGAGGCGCGCAACCCGGAACGCGACGTCGGCCGCGCGGTCAACCTAGTGCTGCTCGCAGTGCTCGGCATCTACGCGGGGATGTCGACGTTGGGCGTTCTCGCGCTGCCGGTCGAGCCGTCCGCCAGCGGCGGCTACGAAACGCTGCTTGGGACCCGCTACCGCGACGACCCGCTGCTGGGCGTGGTGCAAGCGTTGCCGTTGCCCGATTTCATCCAAAACGGTGGCTCCTACTACGTCGGCGCGCTCGCCGCGGTGATCCTCGTGATCGCGACCAACGCCGGTCTCATCGGCATTTCGCGGCTAACTTGGTCGCTCGCCGAGCACCGTCAGCTGCCGAGCGTGTTTTCACGGGTCCATCGGCGCTACGGGACGCCGTGGGTTGCGATCGTCAGCTTCTCCGTCGCGGCGGCGCTGCTCGTCTTGCCCGGCCGCGTCGACCTGCTCGGAAACCTCTACGCCTTCGGTGCCCTGATTTCGTTCACCGTCGCTCACGTATCGCTGATCGCGCTGCGCATCCAGCGTCCCGAACTCGAGCGTCCGGTGAAGGCGCCCTGGAACGTGTGCGTCGGTGGTCGCGAGCTGTCGCTGGGCGCGGTCATAGGCGGCCTCGGCACGTTCGCCGCCTGGTTGTCGGTGGTAGTGCTGCATCCCGAGGCGCGGCTGATCGGTATCCCCTGGCTCCTGGTCGGGACCCTCGGCTACGTCGTATACCGACGGCGGATCGGTGTTCCAGCCTCGGCGGTGGTGCGCGTCGAGCGACCCGCGCCGCCACCGGAGTTCAAGGAAGTCGCCTACCAAACCATCCTGGTTCCGATCCTCGGCGAGGACCTCAGCGCCGACGCGCTCGTCAAGGCCGCGCGACTGGCACGCGACGAAGCACGCGTCGTCGCGATCTACGTGCTGCGCGTGCCATCGCAGTACCCGCTCGACGCGCACCTTCCGGAGCTCGAAGCGAAAGCCGAAGAGCTGCTCGACGCGGCGCGCGTGCGGGGCAGGCAGCTCGGACTGCGTGTCGAGACGGCGTTGGTCAAAACCCGCGACCCGGGGCGCGCGATCATCGAGGAAGCGCGGCGCCGCCGCAGCCAAGTGATCTACCTCGACACCACCCACGCTCCGCCCGGCGAGGGGCCGCTCGGGCCTACCGGTCAGCGGCTGTTGCGGGAGCGCCCGTGCCGCGTACTGATCGAGTGGGACCCCCGCAAGCGGCGCGAAGTCAAGAGCAGGGCACCCGGCGGAGCGGTCGGGCGCGTCGCCTGA